A portion of the Mustela erminea isolate mMusErm1 chromosome 19, mMusErm1.Pri, whole genome shotgun sequence genome contains these proteins:
- the DYRK1B gene encoding dual specificity tyrosine-phosphorylation-regulated kinase 1B isoform X1 yields the protein MARLLPWQVRTAKLSPAPPAGAPPTGAGLQGGGRDAWVPRGGWLCGAGPAGRGLTRPSPVHLLSPFPRVPRADPRSLSSPPPAAAAAVVTHRAACPACPPRRGACRAGRAGTGGRLLSAATAAMLAARPPHWGPHRAPAPRGPRASPDPGLSGGGSRGAGCEKAPPGRAPAPGLAPLRPSEPTMAVPPGHGPFSGFPGPQEHTQVLPDVRLLPRRLPLAFRDATSAPLRKLSVDLIKTYKHINEVYYAKKKRRAQQAPPQDSSTKKEKKVLNHGYDDDNHDYIVRSGERWLERYEIDSLIGKGSFGQVVKAYDHQTQELVAIKIIKNKKAFLNQAQIELRLLELMNQHDTEMKYYIVHLKRHFMFRNHLCLVFELLSYNLYDLLRNTHFRGVSLNLTRKLAQQLCTALLFLATPELSIIHCDLKPENILLCNPKRSAIKIVDFGSSCQLGQRIYQYIQSRFYRSPEVLLGTPYDLAIDMWSLGCILVEMHTGEPLFSGSNEVDQMNRIVEVLGIPPAPMLDQAPKARKYFERLPGGGWTLRRTKELRKDYQGPGTRRLQEVLGVQTGGPGGRRAGEPGHSPADYLRFQDLVLRMLEYEPAARISPLGALQHGFFRRTADEATNTGPAGSSASTSPAPLDTCPSSSTASSISSSGGSSGSSSDNRTYRYSNRYCGGPGPPITDCEMNSPQVPPSQPLRPWAGGDVLHKTHQAPASASSLPGAGAQLSPQPRCLGRPPSPTSPPPPELMDVSLVGGPPDCSPPHPAPAPQHPAASALRTRMTGGRPPLPPPDNPATLGPRLGLRGVPQSTAASS from the exons ATGGCACGGTTGTTGCCATGGCAGGTGCGGACTGCCAAGCTCAGTCCGGCCCCGCCCGCCGGGGCTCCGCCGACCGGGGCGGGCctccagggtggggggcgggacgCCTGGGTCCCCAGGGGCGGGTGGCTgtgcggggcggggccggcggggcgaGGGTTAACCCGCCCCTCCCCCGTCCAcctgctttcccccttcccccgcGTGCCCCGGGCTGACCCTcgttccctctcctccccgcccccggcggcggcggctgctgttGTCACCCACCGGGCCGCCTGTCCCGCTTGCCCTCCCCGCCGCGGGGCTTGCCGGGCCGGCCGGGCCGGGACAGGCGGCCGTCTCCTCTCTGCAGCCACCGCCGCCATGCTGGCCGCTCGCCCACCCCACTGGGGGCCCCACCGCGCCCCAGCCCCCCGTGGGCCCCGCGCCAGCCCTGACCCGG GTCTCAGCGGCGGTGGCAGCCGAGGTGCAGGATGCGAGAAGGCGCCCCCCGGCCGGGCTCCCGCTCCAGGCCTCGCTCCCCTGCGGCCCTCTGAGCCCACCATGGCCGTTCCACCAGGCCATGGTCCCTTCTCTGGCTTCCCGGGGCCCCAGGAGCACACGCAG GTATTGCCTGATGTGCGGCTCTTGCCACGGAGGCTGCCCCTGGCCTTCCGGGACGCGACCTCAGCTCCGCTGCGCAAACTCTCCGTGGACCTCATCAAGACCTACAAGCACATCAatgag GTATACTATGCGAAGAAGAAGCGGCGGGCCCAGCAGGCACCACCTCAGGACTCGAGcaccaagaaggagaagaaggtcCTGAATCATGGTTATGATGACGACAACCACGACTACATTGTGCGCAGCGGCGAGCGCTGGCTGGAGCGCTACGAGATTGACTCACTCATCGGCAAAGGCTCCTTTGGCCAG GTGGTGAAAGCCTATGATCATCAGACCCAGGAGCTGGTGGCCATCAAGATCATCAAGAACAAAAAGGCCTTCCTGAACCAGGCCCAGATTGAGCTGCGGCTGCTGGAGCTGATGAACCAGCACGACACGGAGATGAAGTACTACATAG TGCACCTGAAACGGCACTTCATGTTCCGGAACCACCTGTGCCTGGTGTTCGAGCTGCTTTCCTACAACCTGTACGACCTCCTGCGCAACACGCACTTCCGCGGCGTCTCACTGAACCTGACACGGAAGCTGGCGCAGCAGCTCTGCACAGCGCTGCTCTTCCTGGCCACGCCTGAGCTCAGCATCATTCACTGCGACCTCAAGCCTGAGAACATCCTGCTCTGCAACCCCAAGCGCAGCGCCATCAAGATCGTGGACTTTGGCAGCTCCTGCCAGCTTGGCCAGCGG ATCTATCAGTACATCCAGAGCCGCTTCTACCGGTCGCCTGAGGTGCTCCTGGGTACACCCTACGATCTGGCCATTGACATGTGGTCCCTGGGCTGCATCCTGGTGGAGATGCACACCGGAGAGCCCCTCTTCAGTGGCTCCAATGAG GTGGACCAGATGAACCGGATAGTGGAGGTGCTGGGCATCCCACCAGCCCCCATGCTGGACCAGGCACCCAAGGCTCGCAAGTACTTTGAACGGCTGCCTGGGGGTGGCTGGACCCTACGAAGGACAAAGGAACTCAGGAAG gATTACCAGGGCCCCGGGACACGGCGGCTGCAGGAGGTGCTGGGCGTGCAGACGGGCGGGCCCGGGGGCCGGCGGGCGGGGGAGCCGGGCCACAGCCCCGCCGACTACCTCCGCTTCCAGGACCTGGTGCTGCGCATGCTGGAGTATGAGCCCGCCGCCCGTATCAGCCCACTGGGGGCTCTGCAGCACGGCTTCTTCCGCCGCACGGCTGATGAGGCCACCAACACGGGCCCGGCAGGCAGCAGTGCCTCCACCTCGCCCGCACCCCTTGACACCTGTCCCTCCTCCAGCACCGCCAGCTCCATCTCCAGCTCTG GAGGCTCCAGTGGCTCCTCCAGTGACAACCGGACCTACCGATACAGCAACCGATATTGTGGGGGCCCTGGGCCCCCCATCACTGACTGTGAGATGAACAGCCCCCAG GTCCCACCCTCCCAGCCGCTGCGCCCCTGGGCAGGAGGTGATGTGCTCCACAAGACACATCAGGCCCCTGCCTCCGCCTCGTCACTGCCAGGGGCCGGGGCCCAGTTATCCCCACAACCCCGATGCCTTGGCCGTCCCCCGTCACCAACCTCACCACCACCCCCGGAGCTGATGGATGTGAGCCTGGTGGGCGGCCCTCCAGACTGCTCCCCACCTCACCCAGCGCCTGCCCCCCAGCACCCGGCTGCCTCAGCCCTCCGGACTCGGATGACAGGAGGTCgtccacccctcccaccccctgatAACCCTGCCACTCTGGGGCCTCGCTTGGGCCTCCGTGGTGTACCCCAGAGCACGGCAGCCAGCTCAtga
- the DYRK1B gene encoding dual specificity tyrosine-phosphorylation-regulated kinase 1B isoform X2, protein MARLLPWQVRTAKLSPAPPAGAPPTGAGLQGGGRDAWVPRGGWLCGAGPAGRGLTRPSPVHLLSPFPRVPRADPRSLSSPPPAAAAAVVTHRAACPACPPRRGACRAGRAGTGGRLLSAATAAMLAARPPHWGPHRAPAPRGPRASPDPGLSGGGSRGAGCEKAPPGRAPAPGLAPLRPSEPTMAVPPGHGPFSGFPGPQEHTQVLPDVRLLPRRLPLAFRDATSAPLRKLSVDLIKTYKHINEVYYAKKKRRAQQAPPQDSSTKKEKKVLNHGYDDDNHDYIVRSGERWLERYEIDSLIGKGSFGQVVKAYDHQTQELVAIKIIKNKKAFLNQAQIELRLLELMNQHDTEMKYYIVHLKRHFMFRNHLCLVFELLSYNLYDLLRNTHFRGVSLNLTRKLAQQLCTALLFLATPELSIIHCDLKPENILLCNPKRSAIKIVDFGSSCQLGQRIYQYIQSRFYRSPEVLLGTPYDLAIDMWSLGCILVEMHTGEPLFSGSNEVDQMNRIVEVLGIPPAPMLDQAPKARKYFERLPGGGWTLRRTKELRKDYQGPGTRRLQEDLVLRMLEYEPAARISPLGALQHGFFRRTADEATNTGPAGSSASTSPAPLDTCPSSSTASSISSSGGSSGSSSDNRTYRYSNRYCGGPGPPITDCEMNSPQVPPSQPLRPWAGGDVLHKTHQAPASASSLPGAGAQLSPQPRCLGRPPSPTSPPPPELMDVSLVGGPPDCSPPHPAPAPQHPAASALRTRMTGGRPPLPPPDNPATLGPRLGLRGVPQSTAASS, encoded by the exons ATGGCACGGTTGTTGCCATGGCAGGTGCGGACTGCCAAGCTCAGTCCGGCCCCGCCCGCCGGGGCTCCGCCGACCGGGGCGGGCctccagggtggggggcgggacgCCTGGGTCCCCAGGGGCGGGTGGCTgtgcggggcggggccggcggggcgaGGGTTAACCCGCCCCTCCCCCGTCCAcctgctttcccccttcccccgcGTGCCCCGGGCTGACCCTcgttccctctcctccccgcccccggcggcggcggctgctgttGTCACCCACCGGGCCGCCTGTCCCGCTTGCCCTCCCCGCCGCGGGGCTTGCCGGGCCGGCCGGGCCGGGACAGGCGGCCGTCTCCTCTCTGCAGCCACCGCCGCCATGCTGGCCGCTCGCCCACCCCACTGGGGGCCCCACCGCGCCCCAGCCCCCCGTGGGCCCCGCGCCAGCCCTGACCCGG GTCTCAGCGGCGGTGGCAGCCGAGGTGCAGGATGCGAGAAGGCGCCCCCCGGCCGGGCTCCCGCTCCAGGCCTCGCTCCCCTGCGGCCCTCTGAGCCCACCATGGCCGTTCCACCAGGCCATGGTCCCTTCTCTGGCTTCCCGGGGCCCCAGGAGCACACGCAG GTATTGCCTGATGTGCGGCTCTTGCCACGGAGGCTGCCCCTGGCCTTCCGGGACGCGACCTCAGCTCCGCTGCGCAAACTCTCCGTGGACCTCATCAAGACCTACAAGCACATCAatgag GTATACTATGCGAAGAAGAAGCGGCGGGCCCAGCAGGCACCACCTCAGGACTCGAGcaccaagaaggagaagaaggtcCTGAATCATGGTTATGATGACGACAACCACGACTACATTGTGCGCAGCGGCGAGCGCTGGCTGGAGCGCTACGAGATTGACTCACTCATCGGCAAAGGCTCCTTTGGCCAG GTGGTGAAAGCCTATGATCATCAGACCCAGGAGCTGGTGGCCATCAAGATCATCAAGAACAAAAAGGCCTTCCTGAACCAGGCCCAGATTGAGCTGCGGCTGCTGGAGCTGATGAACCAGCACGACACGGAGATGAAGTACTACATAG TGCACCTGAAACGGCACTTCATGTTCCGGAACCACCTGTGCCTGGTGTTCGAGCTGCTTTCCTACAACCTGTACGACCTCCTGCGCAACACGCACTTCCGCGGCGTCTCACTGAACCTGACACGGAAGCTGGCGCAGCAGCTCTGCACAGCGCTGCTCTTCCTGGCCACGCCTGAGCTCAGCATCATTCACTGCGACCTCAAGCCTGAGAACATCCTGCTCTGCAACCCCAAGCGCAGCGCCATCAAGATCGTGGACTTTGGCAGCTCCTGCCAGCTTGGCCAGCGG ATCTATCAGTACATCCAGAGCCGCTTCTACCGGTCGCCTGAGGTGCTCCTGGGTACACCCTACGATCTGGCCATTGACATGTGGTCCCTGGGCTGCATCCTGGTGGAGATGCACACCGGAGAGCCCCTCTTCAGTGGCTCCAATGAG GTGGACCAGATGAACCGGATAGTGGAGGTGCTGGGCATCCCACCAGCCCCCATGCTGGACCAGGCACCCAAGGCTCGCAAGTACTTTGAACGGCTGCCTGGGGGTGGCTGGACCCTACGAAGGACAAAGGAACTCAGGAAG gATTACCAGGGCCCCGGGACACGGCGGCTGCAGGAG GACCTGGTGCTGCGCATGCTGGAGTATGAGCCCGCCGCCCGTATCAGCCCACTGGGGGCTCTGCAGCACGGCTTCTTCCGCCGCACGGCTGATGAGGCCACCAACACGGGCCCGGCAGGCAGCAGTGCCTCCACCTCGCCCGCACCCCTTGACACCTGTCCCTCCTCCAGCACCGCCAGCTCCATCTCCAGCTCTG GAGGCTCCAGTGGCTCCTCCAGTGACAACCGGACCTACCGATACAGCAACCGATATTGTGGGGGCCCTGGGCCCCCCATCACTGACTGTGAGATGAACAGCCCCCAG GTCCCACCCTCCCAGCCGCTGCGCCCCTGGGCAGGAGGTGATGTGCTCCACAAGACACATCAGGCCCCTGCCTCCGCCTCGTCACTGCCAGGGGCCGGGGCCCAGTTATCCCCACAACCCCGATGCCTTGGCCGTCCCCCGTCACCAACCTCACCACCACCCCCGGAGCTGATGGATGTGAGCCTGGTGGGCGGCCCTCCAGACTGCTCCCCACCTCACCCAGCGCCTGCCCCCCAGCACCCGGCTGCCTCAGCCCTCCGGACTCGGATGACAGGAGGTCgtccacccctcccaccccctgatAACCCTGCCACTCTGGGGCCTCGCTTGGGCCTCCGTGGTGTACCCCAGAGCACGGCAGCCAGCTCAtga
- the DYRK1B gene encoding dual specificity tyrosine-phosphorylation-regulated kinase 1B isoform X3, with protein sequence MARLLPWQVRTAKLSPAPPAGAPPTGAGLQGGGRDAWVPRGGWLCGAGPAGRGLTRPSPVHLLSPFPRVPRADPRSLSSPPPAAAAAVVTHRAACPACPPRRGACRAGRAGTGGRLLSAATAAMLAARPPHWGPHRAPAPRGPRASPDPGLSGGGSRGAGCEKAPPGRAPAPGLAPLRPSEPTMAVPPGHGPFSGFPGPQEHTQVLPDVRLLPRRLPLAFRDATSAPLRKLSVDLIKTYKHINEVYYAKKKRRAQQAPPQDSSTKKEKKVLNHGYDDDNHDYIVRSGERWLERYEIDSLIGKGSFGQVVKAYDHQTQELVAIKIIKNKKAFLNQAQIELRLLELMNQHDTEMKYYIVHLKRHFMFRNHLCLVFELLSYNLYDLLRNTHFRGVSLNLTRKLAQQLCTALLFLATPELSIIHCDLKPENILLCNPKRSAIKIVDFGSSCQLGQRIYQYIQSRFYRSPEVLLGTPYDLAIDMWSLGCILVEMHTGEPLFSGSNEVDQMNRIVEVLGIPPAPMLDQAPKARKYFERLPGGGWTLRRTKELRKDLVLRMLEYEPAARISPLGALQHGFFRRTADEATNTGPAGSSASTSPAPLDTCPSSSTASSISSSGGSSGSSSDNRTYRYSNRYCGGPGPPITDCEMNSPQVPPSQPLRPWAGGDVLHKTHQAPASASSLPGAGAQLSPQPRCLGRPPSPTSPPPPELMDVSLVGGPPDCSPPHPAPAPQHPAASALRTRMTGGRPPLPPPDNPATLGPRLGLRGVPQSTAASS encoded by the exons ATGGCACGGTTGTTGCCATGGCAGGTGCGGACTGCCAAGCTCAGTCCGGCCCCGCCCGCCGGGGCTCCGCCGACCGGGGCGGGCctccagggtggggggcgggacgCCTGGGTCCCCAGGGGCGGGTGGCTgtgcggggcggggccggcggggcgaGGGTTAACCCGCCCCTCCCCCGTCCAcctgctttcccccttcccccgcGTGCCCCGGGCTGACCCTcgttccctctcctccccgcccccggcggcggcggctgctgttGTCACCCACCGGGCCGCCTGTCCCGCTTGCCCTCCCCGCCGCGGGGCTTGCCGGGCCGGCCGGGCCGGGACAGGCGGCCGTCTCCTCTCTGCAGCCACCGCCGCCATGCTGGCCGCTCGCCCACCCCACTGGGGGCCCCACCGCGCCCCAGCCCCCCGTGGGCCCCGCGCCAGCCCTGACCCGG GTCTCAGCGGCGGTGGCAGCCGAGGTGCAGGATGCGAGAAGGCGCCCCCCGGCCGGGCTCCCGCTCCAGGCCTCGCTCCCCTGCGGCCCTCTGAGCCCACCATGGCCGTTCCACCAGGCCATGGTCCCTTCTCTGGCTTCCCGGGGCCCCAGGAGCACACGCAG GTATTGCCTGATGTGCGGCTCTTGCCACGGAGGCTGCCCCTGGCCTTCCGGGACGCGACCTCAGCTCCGCTGCGCAAACTCTCCGTGGACCTCATCAAGACCTACAAGCACATCAatgag GTATACTATGCGAAGAAGAAGCGGCGGGCCCAGCAGGCACCACCTCAGGACTCGAGcaccaagaaggagaagaaggtcCTGAATCATGGTTATGATGACGACAACCACGACTACATTGTGCGCAGCGGCGAGCGCTGGCTGGAGCGCTACGAGATTGACTCACTCATCGGCAAAGGCTCCTTTGGCCAG GTGGTGAAAGCCTATGATCATCAGACCCAGGAGCTGGTGGCCATCAAGATCATCAAGAACAAAAAGGCCTTCCTGAACCAGGCCCAGATTGAGCTGCGGCTGCTGGAGCTGATGAACCAGCACGACACGGAGATGAAGTACTACATAG TGCACCTGAAACGGCACTTCATGTTCCGGAACCACCTGTGCCTGGTGTTCGAGCTGCTTTCCTACAACCTGTACGACCTCCTGCGCAACACGCACTTCCGCGGCGTCTCACTGAACCTGACACGGAAGCTGGCGCAGCAGCTCTGCACAGCGCTGCTCTTCCTGGCCACGCCTGAGCTCAGCATCATTCACTGCGACCTCAAGCCTGAGAACATCCTGCTCTGCAACCCCAAGCGCAGCGCCATCAAGATCGTGGACTTTGGCAGCTCCTGCCAGCTTGGCCAGCGG ATCTATCAGTACATCCAGAGCCGCTTCTACCGGTCGCCTGAGGTGCTCCTGGGTACACCCTACGATCTGGCCATTGACATGTGGTCCCTGGGCTGCATCCTGGTGGAGATGCACACCGGAGAGCCCCTCTTCAGTGGCTCCAATGAG GTGGACCAGATGAACCGGATAGTGGAGGTGCTGGGCATCCCACCAGCCCCCATGCTGGACCAGGCACCCAAGGCTCGCAAGTACTTTGAACGGCTGCCTGGGGGTGGCTGGACCCTACGAAGGACAAAGGAACTCAGGAAG GACCTGGTGCTGCGCATGCTGGAGTATGAGCCCGCCGCCCGTATCAGCCCACTGGGGGCTCTGCAGCACGGCTTCTTCCGCCGCACGGCTGATGAGGCCACCAACACGGGCCCGGCAGGCAGCAGTGCCTCCACCTCGCCCGCACCCCTTGACACCTGTCCCTCCTCCAGCACCGCCAGCTCCATCTCCAGCTCTG GAGGCTCCAGTGGCTCCTCCAGTGACAACCGGACCTACCGATACAGCAACCGATATTGTGGGGGCCCTGGGCCCCCCATCACTGACTGTGAGATGAACAGCCCCCAG GTCCCACCCTCCCAGCCGCTGCGCCCCTGGGCAGGAGGTGATGTGCTCCACAAGACACATCAGGCCCCTGCCTCCGCCTCGTCACTGCCAGGGGCCGGGGCCCAGTTATCCCCACAACCCCGATGCCTTGGCCGTCCCCCGTCACCAACCTCACCACCACCCCCGGAGCTGATGGATGTGAGCCTGGTGGGCGGCCCTCCAGACTGCTCCCCACCTCACCCAGCGCCTGCCCCCCAGCACCCGGCTGCCTCAGCCCTCCGGACTCGGATGACAGGAGGTCgtccacccctcccaccccctgatAACCCTGCCACTCTGGGGCCTCGCTTGGGCCTCCGTGGTGTACCCCAGAGCACGGCAGCCAGCTCAtga
- the DYRK1B gene encoding dual specificity tyrosine-phosphorylation-regulated kinase 1B isoform X4: MGEGLWGEDFGVAGLSGGGSRGAGCEKAPPGRAPAPGLAPLRPSEPTMAVPPGHGPFSGFPGPQEHTQVLPDVRLLPRRLPLAFRDATSAPLRKLSVDLIKTYKHINEVYYAKKKRRAQQAPPQDSSTKKEKKVLNHGYDDDNHDYIVRSGERWLERYEIDSLIGKGSFGQVVKAYDHQTQELVAIKIIKNKKAFLNQAQIELRLLELMNQHDTEMKYYIVHLKRHFMFRNHLCLVFELLSYNLYDLLRNTHFRGVSLNLTRKLAQQLCTALLFLATPELSIIHCDLKPENILLCNPKRSAIKIVDFGSSCQLGQRIYQYIQSRFYRSPEVLLGTPYDLAIDMWSLGCILVEMHTGEPLFSGSNEVDQMNRIVEVLGIPPAPMLDQAPKARKYFERLPGGGWTLRRTKELRKDYQGPGTRRLQEVLGVQTGGPGGRRAGEPGHSPADYLRFQDLVLRMLEYEPAARISPLGALQHGFFRRTADEATNTGPAGSSASTSPAPLDTCPSSSTASSISSSGGSSGSSSDNRTYRYSNRYCGGPGPPITDCEMNSPQVPPSQPLRPWAGGDVLHKTHQAPASASSLPGAGAQLSPQPRCLGRPPSPTSPPPPELMDVSLVGGPPDCSPPHPAPAPQHPAASALRTRMTGGRPPLPPPDNPATLGPRLGLRGVPQSTAASS, from the exons ATGGGAGAAGGCCTGTGGGGAGAGGATTTTGGTGTGGCAG GTCTCAGCGGCGGTGGCAGCCGAGGTGCAGGATGCGAGAAGGCGCCCCCCGGCCGGGCTCCCGCTCCAGGCCTCGCTCCCCTGCGGCCCTCTGAGCCCACCATGGCCGTTCCACCAGGCCATGGTCCCTTCTCTGGCTTCCCGGGGCCCCAGGAGCACACGCAG GTATTGCCTGATGTGCGGCTCTTGCCACGGAGGCTGCCCCTGGCCTTCCGGGACGCGACCTCAGCTCCGCTGCGCAAACTCTCCGTGGACCTCATCAAGACCTACAAGCACATCAatgag GTATACTATGCGAAGAAGAAGCGGCGGGCCCAGCAGGCACCACCTCAGGACTCGAGcaccaagaaggagaagaaggtcCTGAATCATGGTTATGATGACGACAACCACGACTACATTGTGCGCAGCGGCGAGCGCTGGCTGGAGCGCTACGAGATTGACTCACTCATCGGCAAAGGCTCCTTTGGCCAG GTGGTGAAAGCCTATGATCATCAGACCCAGGAGCTGGTGGCCATCAAGATCATCAAGAACAAAAAGGCCTTCCTGAACCAGGCCCAGATTGAGCTGCGGCTGCTGGAGCTGATGAACCAGCACGACACGGAGATGAAGTACTACATAG TGCACCTGAAACGGCACTTCATGTTCCGGAACCACCTGTGCCTGGTGTTCGAGCTGCTTTCCTACAACCTGTACGACCTCCTGCGCAACACGCACTTCCGCGGCGTCTCACTGAACCTGACACGGAAGCTGGCGCAGCAGCTCTGCACAGCGCTGCTCTTCCTGGCCACGCCTGAGCTCAGCATCATTCACTGCGACCTCAAGCCTGAGAACATCCTGCTCTGCAACCCCAAGCGCAGCGCCATCAAGATCGTGGACTTTGGCAGCTCCTGCCAGCTTGGCCAGCGG ATCTATCAGTACATCCAGAGCCGCTTCTACCGGTCGCCTGAGGTGCTCCTGGGTACACCCTACGATCTGGCCATTGACATGTGGTCCCTGGGCTGCATCCTGGTGGAGATGCACACCGGAGAGCCCCTCTTCAGTGGCTCCAATGAG GTGGACCAGATGAACCGGATAGTGGAGGTGCTGGGCATCCCACCAGCCCCCATGCTGGACCAGGCACCCAAGGCTCGCAAGTACTTTGAACGGCTGCCTGGGGGTGGCTGGACCCTACGAAGGACAAAGGAACTCAGGAAG gATTACCAGGGCCCCGGGACACGGCGGCTGCAGGAGGTGCTGGGCGTGCAGACGGGCGGGCCCGGGGGCCGGCGGGCGGGGGAGCCGGGCCACAGCCCCGCCGACTACCTCCGCTTCCAGGACCTGGTGCTGCGCATGCTGGAGTATGAGCCCGCCGCCCGTATCAGCCCACTGGGGGCTCTGCAGCACGGCTTCTTCCGCCGCACGGCTGATGAGGCCACCAACACGGGCCCGGCAGGCAGCAGTGCCTCCACCTCGCCCGCACCCCTTGACACCTGTCCCTCCTCCAGCACCGCCAGCTCCATCTCCAGCTCTG GAGGCTCCAGTGGCTCCTCCAGTGACAACCGGACCTACCGATACAGCAACCGATATTGTGGGGGCCCTGGGCCCCCCATCACTGACTGTGAGATGAACAGCCCCCAG GTCCCACCCTCCCAGCCGCTGCGCCCCTGGGCAGGAGGTGATGTGCTCCACAAGACACATCAGGCCCCTGCCTCCGCCTCGTCACTGCCAGGGGCCGGGGCCCAGTTATCCCCACAACCCCGATGCCTTGGCCGTCCCCCGTCACCAACCTCACCACCACCCCCGGAGCTGATGGATGTGAGCCTGGTGGGCGGCCCTCCAGACTGCTCCCCACCTCACCCAGCGCCTGCCCCCCAGCACCCGGCTGCCTCAGCCCTCCGGACTCGGATGACAGGAGGTCgtccacccctcccaccccctgatAACCCTGCCACTCTGGGGCCTCGCTTGGGCCTCCGTGGTGTACCCCAGAGCACGGCAGCCAGCTCAtga